From Slackia heliotrinireducens DSM 20476:
GAGAAGGGCGCCAGCTACGGTGGAACCACCGCGTTCTCCCACAACGGCATGTGGGTCCCCAACAACTGGTTCATGGCCGACGAGGTCGCGAACTGGCCGCAGATCGTTCCCGACACCGATGCCGACATCCCCGAGATCGTCGATTACGCGCTTTCCTGCGACACGTCGGGCGCCGCGGACCGCGAGCTGGTGACCGACTACGTGACCAACTTCGCCCCTGCCCTCAAGAAGTTCGGCGAGATGCTGAACATCGAGTTCGCCATGGGCCTCATCGACGACTACTACGGACTGCCCGGCGCCAAATTCGGCCGCCAGGTGAACTTCGCCAAAGACGGCGAAGCCACCGGCCCCGGCACGTTCTCCAGCATCATCGAGCCGCTGGTCAAGGAGCACAACGTGGAGGTGCGCACGAACACCCCTGCCACCAGGCTGTACCGCGACTCCGAAGGCCGCGTAGTGGGCGTGCAGGTGGAAGGCGCGTCCGGCACCGTGAACATCAAGGCGAACAAGGGCGTGCTGCTGAACACCGGCGGCTTCGACCACAACGAGAAGATGGTCCACGACTACCTGCGCGGCCCCATCATGGCATCCAACGCCGTTGAAACCAACACGGGCGACGGCCACCGCATGGCCGTCGATGTGGGCGCCGACCTGGGCAACATGTCCTCCGTCTGGGGCGTTCCCTTCTACATCACCGCCGACGACGCACCGCTGACCGGCAACATCGTCGACTGGATGGTGTGGCGCTACGGCGACCATTCGATCATCGTGAACAAGCACGGCAAGCGCTTCGGCGACGAGACCGCGTCCTACACCGCCGCCAACCTTGCCTACTACCAGTACAGCACGCAGTACTTCGGGCTCGAGAACGTGCCCGCGTTCCACATCGGCGACCAGAGCTTCGTGAACATGTACGGCTACCCCACCGTCACGGATGCCGCAGCCGAGCTGCCTGAATACATCAAGCAGTACGATTCCCTCGAGGAACTGGCCGCTGATCAGGGCATCGACGCTGACGCTTTGGTGGCTCAGGTGGAGCGCTGGAACGAGATGTGCGACAAGGGCGCCGACGAGGATTTCGGCCGCCCGTCCAGCCAGTGGCCGAAGGGCCCCTTCTTCGTGCACGAGGACGAGACCTGCATGGGCAAAATCGAGCAGGCGCCGTTCTTCTGCGTGAAAATCGGCCCCGGCACCTGCGGTACCAACGGCGGCATGCGCGTGAATGCCGACGCCCAGGTTCTGGACCGCGACGGCGAGGTCATCGAAGGCCTGTACGCCGCCGGCAACTGCTCGTGCGCGTTCTTCGGCAACGCCTACCCCGGCCCCGGCTCCACCGTCGGATCGGCCGTGTACCGCAACATCCGCGCTGCCAACCATGCGCTTGATCTGGGAATCATCTAGCACCCTTTACAACGCATGCTGTTCGCACCGATCTCGAAAGCTACCGGCATCCGATACTAAGACGCCGGTAGCAACGCAAGGTCTCGACACCACTCCCCCTCCCTGCAACAGAGTGGTTGCGAGCATACAATGCCCCGACGCAGTACGCGCCGGGGCATTTTTTCATCTGAACGATGTTCGACGAAGGCTTCGACGGGCCGAACGGATCAGGAACCACTTTCCATTTCCTGCGCGATGCGCTTCAAGACCGAACAACACGTAGCGCGGCGCGCCGCCTGTTCGCTCCCGTCATCGTCGTATACGGCCACGACCTCGAAATACGCGTTGTGGTCGGTGGGAAGCACGCGCACCATATGCGAGATGTCGGGCCCGGGAATGTGATGGGCTGCCGAAGCAGGAATAATCATCAGCTCGTCAGGCTCCACACCTTGTGCCATGTCGCCCATGGAATCGTAGTAGCTTCGCCTGAATACAGGGTGTATTCCCAGTTCATCGCAAACATCTTGGACGCGCTGGTTGTACGTTTCATACACCGTAGGACGG
This genomic window contains:
- a CDS encoding FAD-binding protein, with the protein product MTTTYKGMDRRSFLKGAALFGGAAAAMGMASCAPSAAGEGGSSSSDGAGDNVTWDEEYDFVVVGGGNGAYAAILAAQAGYKTVLVEKGASYGGTTAFSHNGMWVPNNWFMADEVANWPQIVPDTDADIPEIVDYALSCDTSGAADRELVTDYVTNFAPALKKFGEMLNIEFAMGLIDDYYGLPGAKFGRQVNFAKDGEATGPGTFSSIIEPLVKEHNVEVRTNTPATRLYRDSEGRVVGVQVEGASGTVNIKANKGVLLNTGGFDHNEKMVHDYLRGPIMASNAVETNTGDGHRMAVDVGADLGNMSSVWGVPFYITADDAPLTGNIVDWMVWRYGDHSIIVNKHGKRFGDETASYTAANLAYYQYSTQYFGLENVPAFHIGDQSFVNMYGYPTVTDAAAELPEYIKQYDSLEELAADQGIDADALVAQVERWNEMCDKGADEDFGRPSSQWPKGPFFVHEDETCMGKIEQAPFFCVKIGPGTCGTNGGMRVNADAQVLDRDGEVIEGLYAAGNCSCAFFGNAYPGPGSTVGSAVYRNIRAANHALDLGII